The genomic DNA GATCACGAAGCTGCTTGAGCTTTATGATGGACTGATGGGGCTTCAGCAGCAAAGAGGCTTCTGGGATCCTGTTCCGGCTTGCACCCATGTTCATATCGTGATCGGTGATTCTTTTGCGGGAAGTATGAAATATGCGCTGAAAGAGCTCGGTTGGGCAGAGACGCATAAGGTGATTACCTTGAGGGAGAATTACGCCATTGGTCCTTTGGGCGAGTTGGACTCCCCGAAAGGCAGGGCGGCCCGCCGTGAATGGTTCCGGGATCATATAACGGATTCTTTCGAGGACGATGTGGAAGTTGAAGAAGAGTACAGCATGCTTGTAGACAAGCTGGCGAATATTCCTGAACAAGCGAAAATCATTGTCTGGACCAGCAGCAACGCCTGCGAGCAGGCAGGAATGCGGCATGCGGTTCATCTGCTGCAGAGCAAACGCAATACGTTAACGGTGTGCAACGCTTGCGCAATTTGTGAAGAGCTCTATAACGGACCAGATGCCAGAATGGAATACAGGCATTCGGGGGAAATCCCGTCTGACAAGCTCCAGGAAGCACTCCGCCGCATCGAAGATAGCAGCCCACTGAGCCATGCTGACCTGATGCGATTAGTGCAGGAATGGCAGGCAATCTCGGAGCAAACCTCGACCCTGCGCATTTGGCGGGAAGGTGCAGTGCTCGGAGTACCTGCAGATTATTATGATTCATATCTGCTGGACAAGCTGGACAAGCTAAAGCCACCCGCCGGTGATCATGGTTTTCTTAAAGCAGCCCGCCTGATCGGAGAGGCGATAGGTTATTGCGAGCAATATGTGGGGGACTCGTATTTCGAATATCGGTTGAGAGAGCTGATTTATAACGGCACCCTTGAAATTAAAGGCCTCCCTGCAGCGATGAGATTCTATAGCGTCCGGCGCAAACATGCTAACCCATATAAAGAACGCCAAATCGGCGGTTAGGGCATGTTTTTTTTAACTGTGGGAACTATGATAATCGACCCTATCAAAGAACACTGCTGGATACAGAAGAATTTCTAAGGGAAATTAACTTTTTGAGGTAACTGAGGCAAAGTGAAAAAAGACGACCCGATCATAGATAAGCAATCTAAGGACGGGTCATGTTATATCCACGCTTATAGGGTTATAAAATCCTATTCCTCCAAATGCCCCGAACGCTGCACCTTGGTCTGCAAATAGAACTCGTTGAAGGCTGATTCTCCGCCCCAAATCGGTTCTCTTCCAGATAAGGCGAGGCCGGCTTTTTGCAGGGCTTCGAGCTTCTTAGGATTGTTGGTCATGAGCGTTACAGGCTTGGTGCGAAGAGTTCGCAGCACGCTTAGCGCATCGGTGTAGCTTCTGGAATCGTCAACGAAGCCGAGGCTTAAATTAGCTTCAACGGTGTCGTATCCGTTCTCTTGCAGCACGTAGGCCATCGCTTTGCTGAATAATCCAATGCCGCGTCCCTCATGGTTGGCCAGGTAGAACAGCGCGCCTGTCCCGTGCTCCACAATGTTCTTCATGGATTTCTTCAGCTGGTAACCGCAATCGCATTTCTGGCTGCCGAAGATGTCGCCTGTGTGGCAGATCGAATGCATGCGGATCAAGGCTTCGTCGGCATTTTTGAAGTCGCCGTACACGAGTACGCTTGACTGCTGGTATTCCGCTAAGCTTGCGGAGGACAGCTGATCGATGATTTCCTGAAAATTATCTGTGACTTGGCAGCGGCTGAGCCAGCAGTACCATTGGAAAATGACGTTCTCACCGTCCAGGTCAACGGGCAGCTTGATCGGTCCAACGAGGTAAATGCCGCCTTCCTCGGTCTGGATTAATTGAATTTTTTCTTTTAAAATATCCAGTGCTTTAGGTTCTAGCTTCGTATCCGACATCGAATCATTCCTTTATCGCATAATGTTATAGGTCAGGTGCGTGGCTCTGCAACTGCTTTGCTTGTATGTTGGCGAACGACCGGGGCAACCTTTGTCGCCAGCAGTTCTATGCTTTGTGCAACATTAGAAAAGGGGATGCCGCCGACATCAAGCTGTAACATGAACCGCTGGTGGCCAAATAGCTCGTATTGATACATTATTTTGTCGATGATTAATTGCGGATCTCCTACAAATAAGGCCGTTTCCGGGCTGGTCATTTGTTCGAACTCCTCGCGCGACAGGGGTGCGCTGGTTTTTCCAAGCTGACGATCTACATATTGCCTATAATTGGCGTAGTACGGATAATATTCGTCTTTGGCCTGCTGCGTTGTAGCAGAAATGTAACCATGGCCTGTAATAGCGACCTTCAGATCGGATGGCTTGTGGCCAGCTGCGTTTCCAGCTGCACGGTATGCTTCTACCAAAGCTTGAAATCGATTAGGAGCACCGCCAAGGATCGCCAAAGCCATGCCGGTTCCGAGTTTTCCAGCCCGTTCCGCGCTGACCAGCGACCCCCCTGAACCGATCCACATGGGAATTTGCGTCTGGATGGGGCGTGGTGCAATTTCCGCTTCTTGAAGGGGAGCGCGAAATTTGCCTTGCCAGGAAACCTTCTCCTGTTGGTTTAACTGCTGGAACAGCTCGAAGTTCTCCATGAACAGTTCATCATAATCATTCAGGTCATAGCCGAACAGAGGAAAAGACTCCAGGAAAGCCCCACGCCCACCTATAATTTCAGCCCGTCCATTCGATAATAAGTCTAGTGTGGCATACTCCTCGAACAGTCGAACCGGATCTGTAGTCGTCAGAACGGTTGTCGCGCTGGTTAATTTAATTTGCTTTGTAGTTTGTGCGATGGCCGCTAAAATCACCGAGGTTGACGATGCCGCATAATCTAGACGATGATGCTCGCCAACTCCGAATATATCTAATCCGGCTTCATCAGCCAGCTTAGCCGCTTCAATCATATCCAACAGCCGCTGCCGGCTGTTGATGGTTTGACCTCGATGCGGATCAGGTACAAGATCGCCGAGAGTGTAAACTCCAATTTCAATTCCTTGATGCTTATTCTGTATGCTGTCATTCATTGTTGGAACCCCTTCATTAAGAATTGCCGTGTATTCGAATTGTTTGCAATCCATGGTTGGTTAATGCAATAACTTATAATTATATCATAATACAACGAAGTTAATAAAGGAACTAACAATTATTAAGTTCCTTTCCAAGCGTATTTTTTGGAAATGAGATGTATAATTGTGGAAGGATATTGAATTAAAACAGGGAATATGGAAGATGATCATGTATTAAGTTTGCTTCTCATTCACGGAGGATATTTATGTTAGTGCTTTGGCGGAGTGAACTCTGAAGCGCTAATAGATCTTTTTCCGAAGAAGTAAAACACATTGATTCAGGCTTCGCCAATTGAGGCTTGCGAGGAGCATCAACAATAAGATGAAATTAAGAGGCGTTACTTCCGTCCCAAACCGGTTCTCTAGGCGCCGTGGATCCGCAGCAAGACTCGTGAGTAACAACTTTACTAATAAAGAGAATACTATATAAAAATGACTCCTGTAAGAATAAAAGGAGTCATTTTTATATTACTACTACGTTGGTTTGGGGCTAAATCCATCTTACCTTAAAGATTAAGCATCAAAATTTAAATAAAATATAGATAAAAAACCATAATGTATTATATTATAATAAAATATGGAATATAAGGAAAAAACATAGTTATTAGGAGGTGATAGGATCAGCCTTTCTTCTAAAGCAACATATTATAAAAAAATACTCTTTTAATTTTACTATTAACGGCGGAGGAATTAAGTTTATGGGAAGAAAAATTAGGAGGATACGATGTCTAGAATATCGATAGAAAAACCACACTATAAATTTTTAAAAAAACCAACAAGCGCAGATTTAAATGTAGGCGATTTCATAAGCAATGTGGTAGTTGATAAAGCCCAAGATGTATATCTATATGATTTGATAATAAATCGACATTTGATACTTACTTTTTTTGATACTGAGTGTTCCTCTTGTGAGGAAGCTATGAATAACATTAAATCATTTGCTACGAAAAATCCCCATATCAATATAGTTTCATTCATTCATACCACTGATGATGTCTTTCAGTTACTCGACGAATACTACAATAATTCCCCGAGAGTATACCGACTTGCCAAAGAAATCATTAATGAAGAATTAAAAATTTACTCTTTCCCAAAAGGAATAACAATAAATGAAATTGGACAGGTTTTACATATTGAGATATTGGGACCAGAATACGTTTATGATTTTCTTAAAATTCCGTTAAGAAAGCTGCTACCAAATAATTAGGAGGGGATGCAATTGAAAAGTCTAAGCGAAATTCTTCAATTAGCTAGAGATCAAAAGAAGGAGGAAAACAGTTCAAAGTTAACTACTATCCAAGCTTTTGATATCGATTATATATCAGGGAGAAAATCAATTTATTTAGTTATCTCATTGAGTTGCATGCATTGTATCGAGTTAATCCCGCATCTTAATGAGTTAAATAGCAAAGATACTTTTTATCTCATAACTGATGGAAATGACAATGACAACCAGGAAATAAGAAAGGAATTTAAATATGAGTTTGAAGTCTATTCTTATACCAAGCCCTATGACAGAATAAATATTTATAAAACTCCTACCGCACTTCTTGTTGATGAAAATGGAAATATCATAGACAGTCATTTTACGCCTTTTATTACTGATGTAATAAATTTTTGTAATAAGGTCGTTTGATCATGCTTCTATTATCTTTTTTTATCAAAGTTGTCTTCGGATTGGTATTTATTATTTCGCTATATTTCAAAGCAGTCGATATTACTGATATTAAACAAGAAATCACCGAATTAAAGCTAGTGCCAACTATTTTAATAAAACCAAGTATTTATTGCCTACTGGCCGCAGAACTTTTTGTTTCATTTAGTTTTCTATTCGATTTACTGTACTTTTGGCGGGAAATATTTACGATAATCTTGTTGTTGTTTTTTTCATTTACTATTTTATTGAAAAGAAAAAAAACGAGTTCAATATCGTGTTCATGTTTTGGTAAAGACAGTATTTTAAATAGAAAGCCACTATTGAGAAATTCTATTTTAATTAGTTTATGTTTTATTAATCTTATTTGGGATTATAATTTATCACTAATTCAAATGGTTACCGGAATATCGGTAGTATGCTTTTCAATTGCATTAATAAATATGATAAATGCAATTGTAACTTTTAATATGATGAGGAAAATACATGATAATGTTCAATAACCTTTTATTCATTATGTTTATGTTATTTATTGTAGTCATAAGTATTACTACTTTAATCATAAGACATAGAGCAAAGTCGTTTGAATCCAAAATTTTCAGTAAATTGAATGAAGGAGATTTAGTTCCTTACTTACTAGTATTTGACTATAAATCACCAATGTTTAAAAGAATCGATGAATATTTAAAAAATACTAACCCAATTGATTTAAATATTGTATTTATTTCAAGCCCTTGGTTATTTAAGTTAAAAGAGAAATCATGGAAATATAACAAGATTTATTTTGTAAATTCAGCTGAATTAAAAACTAATGGACTAGTTAAAATGTATTATCGCTCTGAAAAAGGCGCTATAGTTTCTCGAAATGTAATAGATATCATGTAATAATTCGGAGGAATAATATGGAGATAAAGGGATGTATTCTAGTTGCAGAAGATATTGAGTTTCATCCACTAAGAAGAAGTCATTCAATTAAAAGTGTTTTAAACCTTGTGGAAGTTAAGTTATTCCCGGCTGCAATTGTCACAGATGTTTTAATTAAGCTTATCTTGCCCAAAGATTTCAATTCTGCGGAAGCAGTTGTAGAAGTGCACTCACCGGACAAAATCGTGGCATTTAGGAGTTCATTCATAGATGTTAAAAATTTCAGGCCTGACGGAGCAGTACCAGGGATGGAGGCTTGTTTAAATTCAAGATTTGCTGCTGTAGAGGAAGGGAGTTATACATATAGGCTATTAATAGATGAGAAAGTTTTTTATGAGTATCCTTTATATATTTACTCGAGTGATTAAAGCTATGAGAAACTGGATGAACCAATTTTATCTTTATTTTTCGATATTTAAATTAGTCGGAAAGGGTCAAATCATTAAACTTATATATTATTTCTTAATTACCATTGTTGAGGGACTTATTCCTGTAGCACAAGTCTATTTACTAAAAAAACTTACAGACAGTATTGCTCTCTTCCTTTCGGGAAATAATCCTATCACACAAGTTTTGTTTTTCATATTATTACAATTCACTCTATTATTAATGAACCAAATTATATTATCTTATAAGTCTTTAATTAAAACGCGGCTTACCCAATATTTAAGCTTCAGTATAGATTCTTCTATTTCCGAAAAACTTAAGAAAATACCTTATATTTATTTTGAAAAATCAGAAAATTATAACCTTATAGAGCGTGTAACAAGTGGTCTAGGAGCTAAATTTGTGATTGGACTTACTTCCATATTAAGTATACTTAAGTATTCTATTATGCTTATTGGTTACTCCCTACTTTTATATAAACTACATTGGTCACTCGCACTATTGTTAATAATATTATTGTTACCCTCTTTATATACCAATATAGGTATTTCAAAAAGCCATTTCCTATTTAATCAGTCGCAGACTCATATGAATAGAAGAAGTAATTATCTTTTTAGTCTCTTTAGTAATAAAGTTGTACAAAAGGAATTAAGAATCTTCGATCACGGCAAATACTTAGCGAATTTATGGAAAAATTTTTTTTGGAAGACGGCCGATGAACAGTTTGAATTGGAGAAAAAGGCTGCTGGTAAGAAAAATTTCAATATTACTATTAATCAGGCAGTCAGCACATTATTTATGATAGGCCTTCTTTGGATAGGACAAATTAATAACACTATGACAATTGGTGATTTTGTTGCATTTTCTTCATTGCTTTCAATGAGTATTAATTCTATTCAATTTTTATCCAATGAAATAGGAGGCTTTTTTAGTCAAAATTTATATTTAAGTGAATACAATTTGTTCATGAATCTGGAGGAAGACAAACAGCAATCTAAATTGTTTAAAAATAAACTAGAATCAGGAATTACTTTTAGAAATGTTTCTTTTAAATATCCGAATAGTGATAAGTATGCATTGAAAAATATATCATTTACAATTTCTTCAAAAGAAGTGGTTGTTATTGTTGGTGATAATGGCTCTGGAAAAAGCACTTTAGTCAAATGCTTAATAGGCTTGTATAATCCGCAAGATGGTGAAATTTTATTTGACGATGTGGATTCGAGAAAACTCGCTGGATCTGAAAAAAATAAGAAGCTTAGCGTTTTGTTTCAAGATTTTTTTAGATACGATCTATCCTTTAAAGAAAATATAATTTTATCTCAGGTAGATGAAGGATTCGACAAAGTAAAATATTGCAATGTAATTAACAATGCTAAATTATCGGATATTATTAGTGATCTTCCAAATTATGACGCTACCCCACTTGGAAAAACATTGCAAGACGGTATTGAATTATCTGGAGGGGAATGGCAACGGGTCGCATTAAGTAGAGCATTATATAAAGAATCTGAAATTTTAGTGTTAGATGAACCTACGGCAGCAATAGATCCTCTAACAGAGGCAGATATTCTAAGTTCTTTTATGGATATATGTAATGGCAAAACTTCAATTATTGTTACGCATCGACTTGGAAGCTGTCTTTATGCTGATAAAATCATTGTCCTTAAGGAAGGGGAAGTTGCAGAAATAGGTACACATAGTGAATTAATTCAACAGGAAGGGGTTTATTTCAATATGTTTCATTCCCAAGCGAAAAATTATATAGATGCAGATAAAAAACTTGAATTTTCATGAAGAACACCCTGAATCAATATGGTACCTATTTATGGTAGTCGGGGCCTGAATGCCTTGTCTATAAATTATCTTAACTACGAGGAGGTGAAAATTATGGCGGCGCCATATAATTCTTGTGATTATAGAGACAATTGTACAAGTAATCCATGCGGTGACAGAAAAATTAAGTATCGTGAATACTATGGATGTAGTCCAATTCAACCCACGGTTACTTGTGACGTATTCGGTTCCTTATGCGATGGTGTTTGCTCCTTCTGCAGCCAGTGGTTAGAGTCAGAATACATTTCTTGTTGCTAAGAAATTTAGGTTGGAAATCCTTAGGTTTTATGTCAAAATAGGTTTAAATGAAGGGCTGGAATATACCAGCCCTTCATTTTTAAGAATCTATAATACGAGAGGTAAATATAAAATGAAAAAGTTATGCTTATTGTTAAGTCTTGTAATCACACTATCTGGTTGTCAGGCACCGGAACAAATAGAGGAGACACGGAACTTAAAAGTACTTGCTTTTAATGAGAAAATATTTAATCAATTATACGGGAATTTTTTCATTGCAACGCATCCAAACTATTCTTTAGAAGTCATCTCTATTTTCGAAAATTTAACTCCTGGAACTAATATGACAGATACAATTGAAGAACTAATAGCAAAGGAAAATATAGATTTATTATCTCTCCCCATGGAATCTTACTCCGTACTTCAAGAGTCAGAAAAGTTACTTTCGCTTG from Paenibacillus woosongensis includes the following:
- a CDS encoding DUF1835 domain-containing protein, translating into MEDLQSIKKAIDSLGHAELRSYLGFILAEIKRLRDQGEPSEDSITKLLELYDGLMGLQQQRGFWDPVPACTHVHIVIGDSFAGSMKYALKELGWAETHKVITLRENYAIGPLGELDSPKGRAARREWFRDHITDSFEDDVEVEEEYSMLVDKLANIPEQAKIIVWTSSNACEQAGMRHAVHLLQSKRNTLTVCNACAICEELYNGPDARMEYRHSGEIPSDKLQEALRRIEDSSPLSHADLMRLVQEWQAISEQTSTLRIWREGAVLGVPADYYDSYLLDKLDKLKPPAGDHGFLKAARLIGEAIGYCEQYVGDSYFEYRLRELIYNGTLEIKGLPAAMRFYSVRRKHANPYKERQIGG
- a CDS encoding GTP cyclohydrolase II, which translates into the protein MSDTKLEPKALDILKEKIQLIQTEEGGIYLVGPIKLPVDLDGENVIFQWYCWLSRCQVTDNFQEIIDQLSSASLAEYQQSSVLVYGDFKNADEALIRMHSICHTGDIFGSQKCDCGYQLKKSMKNIVEHGTGALFYLANHEGRGIGLFSKAMAYVLQENGYDTVEANLSLGFVDDSRSYTDALSVLRTLRTKPVTLMTNNPKKLEALQKAGLALSGREPIWGGESAFNEFYLQTKVQRSGHLEE
- a CDS encoding LLM class flavin-dependent oxidoreductase, with product MNDSIQNKHQGIEIGVYTLGDLVPDPHRGQTINSRQRLLDMIEAAKLADEAGLDIFGVGEHHRLDYAASSTSVILAAIAQTTKQIKLTSATTVLTTTDPVRLFEEYATLDLLSNGRAEIIGGRGAFLESFPLFGYDLNDYDELFMENFELFQQLNQQEKVSWQGKFRAPLQEAEIAPRPIQTQIPMWIGSGGSLVSAERAGKLGTGMALAILGGAPNRFQALVEAYRAAGNAAGHKPSDLKVAITGHGYISATTQQAKDEYYPYYANYRQYVDRQLGKTSAPLSREEFEQMTSPETALFVGDPQLIIDKIMYQYELFGHQRFMLQLDVGGIPFSNVAQSIELLATKVAPVVRQHTSKAVAEPRT
- a CDS encoding TlpA family protein disulfide reductase produces the protein MKSLSEILQLARDQKKEENSSKLTTIQAFDIDYISGRKSIYLVISLSCMHCIELIPHLNELNSKDTFYLITDGNDNDNQEIRKEFKYEFEVYSYTKPYDRINIYKTPTALLVDENGNIIDSHFTPFITDVINFCNKVV
- a CDS encoding MauE/DoxX family redox-associated membrane protein; protein product: MLLLSFFIKVVFGLVFIISLYFKAVDITDIKQEITELKLVPTILIKPSIYCLLAAELFVSFSFLFDLLYFWREIFTIILLLFFSFTILLKRKKTSSISCSCFGKDSILNRKPLLRNSILISLCFINLIWDYNLSLIQMVTGISVVCFSIALINMINAIVTFNMMRKIHDNVQ
- a CDS encoding ABC transporter ATP-binding protein, producing MRKFFMSILYIFTRVIKAMRNWMNQFYLYFSIFKLVGKGQIIKLIYYFLITIVEGLIPVAQVYLLKKLTDSIALFLSGNNPITQVLFFILLQFTLLLMNQIILSYKSLIKTRLTQYLSFSIDSSISEKLKKIPYIYFEKSENYNLIERVTSGLGAKFVIGLTSILSILKYSIMLIGYSLLLYKLHWSLALLLIILLLPSLYTNIGISKSHFLFNQSQTHMNRRSNYLFSLFSNKVVQKELRIFDHGKYLANLWKNFFWKTADEQFELEKKAAGKKNFNITINQAVSTLFMIGLLWIGQINNTMTIGDFVAFSSLLSMSINSIQFLSNEIGGFFSQNLYLSEYNLFMNLEEDKQQSKLFKNKLESGITFRNVSFKYPNSDKYALKNISFTISSKEVVVIVGDNGSGKSTLVKCLIGLYNPQDGEILFDDVDSRKLAGSEKNKKLSVLFQDFFRYDLSFKENIILSQVDEGFDKVKYCNVINNAKLSDIISDLPNYDATPLGKTLQDGIELSGGEWQRVALSRALYKESEILVLDEPTAAIDPLTEADILSSFMDICNGKTSIIVTHRLGSCLYADKIIVLKEGEVAEIGTHSELIQQEGVYFNMFHSQAKNYIDADKKLEFS